The Streptomyces europaeiscabiei genome window below encodes:
- a CDS encoding IclR family transcriptional regulator codes for MSAEWTSSRGAKTANSNDRGRTVTSRALAILGAYTPERPELTLAQICRITGLSHATAHRLAGELTAWGALERVPSGAYVIGLRLWELGSLNPRGLPLRVRAMPVMEDLHAATQQHVQLAVLDRTDALVVERISTAEAVPVVSGVGGRLPLHASAVGQMLLAHAGEELFGEVVRHGLTGFTPRTITDPAALRVALAGCRRTGVAIVREEMSPDAYSVAAPITDAQGRVVAALSVVGADARTHLLVPAVVLAGRGISRARRADARM; via the coding sequence ATGTCCGCTGAATGGACATCGAGCAGGGGAGCCAAGACGGCCAACAGCAACGACCGCGGGCGCACGGTCACCTCTCGGGCCCTGGCGATCCTGGGGGCGTACACGCCGGAACGCCCGGAGCTGACGCTCGCCCAGATATGCCGGATCACCGGCCTCAGCCACGCCACCGCGCACCGGTTGGCCGGCGAACTGACCGCGTGGGGAGCGCTGGAGCGTGTCCCCAGTGGCGCCTACGTCATCGGCCTGCGGCTGTGGGAGCTGGGCAGCCTCAACCCGCGGGGGCTGCCGCTGCGCGTGCGGGCCATGCCGGTGATGGAGGACCTGCACGCCGCCACGCAGCAGCACGTGCAACTGGCCGTCCTCGACAGAACCGACGCCCTCGTCGTCGAACGGATCTCCACGGCGGAAGCGGTTCCGGTGGTCTCCGGGGTCGGGGGACGGCTGCCCCTGCACGCGTCCGCCGTCGGGCAGATGCTGCTGGCCCACGCCGGCGAGGAGCTGTTTGGTGAGGTCGTACGGCACGGCCTCACCGGCTTCACACCCAGGACCATCACCGATCCCGCCGCACTGCGTGTGGCGTTGGCGGGGTGCCGGCGGACCGGCGTCGCCATCGTGCGCGAGGAGATGAGCCCGGACGCCTACTCGGTGGCGGCACCGATCACCGACGCGCAAGGGCGCGTCGTCGCGGCCCTGTCCGTGGTGGGCGCCGATGCCCGGACCCACCTGCTGGTACCGGCGGTCGTACTGGCCGGCCGCGGTATCTCGCGAGCCCGGAGGGCCGACGCCAGGATGTGA
- a CDS encoding maleylacetate reductase, producing MRFEHETLPQRVCFASGEAASTVQAEVERLGATRVMVIAAAAEVELAQQVTAGLPVALRWGDVVMHVPVEVAERARAAAAVHEVDCLVSVGGGSTTGLAKAIALTADVPIVAVPTTYAGSEATSVWGLTERARKTTGVDARVLPRSVVYDATLTVSLPVPMSVASGMNALAHCVDAMWGPRVDPIDRALAGEGIHALATGLPAVMADPAGLPGRERTLYGTYLSAVAFSSAGSGLHHKICHVLGGRYDLPHAQTHAVVLPYVLAFNAPHAPEAERRIAAAFGARSAIAGLQRLRHDVDAPKALRDYGLKESDVDDAVQAVLDVVPAGNPRPVTAGSLRRLLRSAWRGTDPSTTTDGTED from the coding sequence ATGCGTTTCGAGCACGAGACGCTGCCTCAGCGGGTGTGTTTCGCCTCGGGCGAGGCGGCGTCGACGGTACAGGCCGAGGTGGAGCGGCTCGGCGCCACGCGGGTCATGGTGATCGCGGCAGCGGCGGAAGTTGAGCTTGCGCAGCAGGTCACCGCCGGCCTTCCGGTCGCGCTGCGGTGGGGTGACGTGGTGATGCACGTTCCCGTGGAGGTCGCCGAGCGGGCACGTGCCGCCGCGGCCGTACACGAGGTGGACTGCCTGGTCAGTGTCGGTGGGGGCTCCACCACCGGACTGGCGAAAGCGATCGCGTTGACCGCGGACGTGCCCATAGTGGCCGTCCCCACCACCTACGCGGGCTCGGAGGCCACGAGTGTGTGGGGTCTGACCGAGCGAGCGCGCAAGACCACGGGGGTGGACGCGCGAGTCCTGCCCCGCTCGGTGGTGTACGACGCGACGCTGACCGTGTCCCTGCCGGTGCCGATGAGTGTCGCCTCGGGGATGAACGCGCTGGCGCACTGCGTCGACGCGATGTGGGGCCCTCGCGTCGATCCGATCGACCGGGCGCTGGCGGGGGAGGGGATCCACGCGCTGGCGACCGGGCTGCCCGCGGTGATGGCCGACCCGGCCGGCCTTCCGGGCCGCGAGCGGACGCTGTACGGGACGTACCTGTCCGCCGTGGCGTTCTCGTCGGCGGGGTCGGGGCTGCACCACAAGATCTGCCACGTCCTCGGCGGCAGGTACGACCTGCCGCACGCCCAGACCCACGCGGTGGTGCTGCCGTACGTGCTGGCCTTCAACGCACCCCACGCCCCGGAGGCCGAGCGGCGGATCGCGGCCGCGTTCGGAGCGCGGTCGGCGATCGCAGGACTCCAGCGCCTTCGGCACGACGTGGACGCGCCGAAGGCGCTGCGCGACTACGGGCTGAAGGAGTCCGACGTCGACGACGCGGTGCAGGCGGTCCTGGACGTGGTGCCGGCCGGCAATCCGCGTCCGGTGACGGCCGGCTCTCTCCGGCGCCTGCTGCGTTCCGCCTGGCGAGGGACGGACCCGAGCACGACGACCGATGGCACGGAGGACTGA